The segment GCCCGCCGCATGGTGCGCCAGCGCTGGGGCCGCATCGTGAACCTTTCCAGTGTGGTGGCCCTGCGGGGCAACGCCGGCCAGACCAATTACGCCGCCAGCAAGGCGGGCCTGATCGGACTGACCAAAAGCCTTGCCCGCGAGCTGGCAAGCCGCAATGTGACCGTGAATGCGGTCGCGCCGGGCTTTATCGAGACCGACATGACCGCCGCCCTGCCGGAAGCCGTCCGTGCCGAAATGGCAAAGGGCATCCCCGCAGGCCGCGTAGGAAAGCCGGAGGATGTGGCAAATGCAGTGGCATTTTTTGCCGCAGAACAAAGCAGCTATCTCACCGGGCAGGTGCTCTGTGCAGACGGCGGCATGGCAATGTAAAAGGAGAAAACTCTCATGGAAAAACGCAGAGTCGTGATCACCGGCCTTGGCACCGTGAACCCGCTGGGCAACAACACCGCCGACAGCTGGGCCGCTGCCAAAGCGGGCAAATGCGGCATCGGCCCCATTACCCAGTTCGATACCACCGATTTCAAATGCAAGCTGGCAGGCGAGGTGAAGGGCTTTGACCCGGAAACCATCGTGGACAAAAAGGAAGCCCGCAAGATGGCCCGCTTTACCGTTCTGGCCCTTGCTGCCGCCGCTGAAGCGGTTGCAGACAGCGGTCTGGACACCGAAGCGGAAGCCAAGCAGATCGGCGTCATCCTTTCCAGCGGCATCGGCGGTCTGCCCACCATTGAGGAGCAGCACACCCGCGGTGAAGAAAAGGGCATGGAAAAGGTAAGTCCCTATTTTGTGCCCATGTCCATTGCCAACATGGCGGCGGCACAGGTGGCCATCCGCTTTGGCCTGAAGGGCATGTGCACCTGCCCGGTGACGGCCTGCGCCGGCGGCACCAATGCCGTAGGCGATGCCTTCCACCGCATCCGTGACGGCTACGAGACTGCCATGGTCTGCGGCGGTGCAGAGAGCTGCATCAGCCCTCTGGGCATCGGCGGCTTTACCAGCATGAAAGCGCTTTCCACCGCGACCGATCCGGATGCAGCCAGCCTGCCCTTTGACGCACGGCGCGGCGGCTTCGTGATGGGCGAAGGCAGCGGTGTGCTGGTGCTGGAAGAGCTGGAGCACGCCCGTGCCCGTGGTGCGCACATCTACGCTGAGGTGGTGGGCTACGGTGCCAACTGCGACGCCTACCATTTCACTGCCCCCGCCCCCGGCGGCGCAGGTGCCATCGACTGCATGGCGCTGACGCTGGCGGATGCAGGCATCGCACCGGAGCAGGTGGACCACATCAACGCCCACGGCACCGGCACCCACATGAACGATGCCTGCGAGACCGCCGCCATCCATGCGGTGTTCGGCGAACACGCAAAGCAGCTGACCGTGGTAAGCACCA is part of the Faecalibacterium sp. HTF-F genome and harbors:
- the fabF gene encoding beta-ketoacyl-ACP synthase II, whose amino-acid sequence is MEKRRVVITGLGTVNPLGNNTADSWAAAKAGKCGIGPITQFDTTDFKCKLAGEVKGFDPETIVDKKEARKMARFTVLALAAAAEAVADSGLDTEAEAKQIGVILSSGIGGLPTIEEQHTRGEEKGMEKVSPYFVPMSIANMAAAQVAIRFGLKGMCTCPVTACAGGTNAVGDAFHRIRDGYETAMVCGGAESCISPLGIGGFTSMKALSTATDPDAASLPFDARRGGFVMGEGSGVLVLEELEHARARGAHIYAEVVGYGANCDAYHFTAPAPGGAGAIDCMALTLADAGIAPEQVDHINAHGTGTHMNDACETAAIHAVFGEHAKQLTVVSTKSMTGHLLGGAGGIEAVFTALALHDQFAPPTIHYEQPDPECDLDYVPNTGRAQTMTYALSNSLGFGGHNACIALRRWEG